The nucleotide window AGTGTTTAAAAGATTTGCAAGAGACAGACGAGTGAAAGGAGAGGCCATTGACGACAACAGAAGACTTGAAACGAGGGTTGTGATCAGGTCCGTCTTTCATGGAGGAGTAGCTCGGCAAGCTCCAACGCCTCTTATGGCACAGCTCCTGCAGCTTCGCCTTATACATTTTCGTTTATTCTGAAATATTAATCACTCTGTCTCGAATTTTTGAAGCATCTCAGAGGACGAGCTTTGTGAAGAATAACTTCAAATTCATGCTTGCCGCGTGCTGTACTTCCATCACGATAGTTTTGTTTGcatgatttttttatcaaatacacAATTGGCAATTGATTCAAGAAGTTCATGaaaacttttataaaaattcagATGCAAGTTTTATCGTAATGGCAAAATTTTGTTTCACTAAAGGAAACATTTACGACTGTTTAAGATTTCGAATGTACGGATAAACTGATCCAAGCCAATTTAGCTCGAATTGGCTTTCAATTTGATTCAcattgaattcaaactgaaattttatttagtagctcaatttaaatttgatttgaatcttcTTATAATGATATTGTCAACACTATTTAATCtatcaataatactatttatttcatcaCTAACATTTTTTATTCTGTCAATAATACTACTCATCCCACCTAGAGATGACAACAGAGAGGGGCAaagaggggatatcaatccccatccTCATCCTTGTAAAAGATATCAATCTCCATCTCCAttacaaatatgataaagattttTCGTCCCTTCTCCATGAAAGAAAATCTCCTCCCTATCCATTTCTTATACTCGTCCCCACAAGGAATAATCCCTTTCTCATACATTATAagcacaacataaatatattaaataataaaattaactaaaattaaaacaaactcactatttcaaatataacaaatatcatatattaactacATTAATATACacagcaaaataaataaataaatttgaaaaacataaataatttaaaattataaggatATGTTAATATCTTAAACTTattaatgaaagattattagTAAGATTgtgaacatattttttatttccatctcctttcttaattatattagaaaatCTCTTATCTGATAAGGTTAAGAAAGGCCCAAGACCCTAAATTCGGACCAAAATAGTTATCTCTAATCTCATCAATAATCATCCAACAATATTTTCCATCAGttcaaattcaatctaattttaactcaaatttgacatAATGAATTTGATCAAACTCTAAGCAAATCCACATTCAAGTATTACTTGGCTCAAAGCGCACTGATCCTATTTGCTTCTCTAAGGTCTCAATCACTAAAGGAGGATAACAATGAAACTCCAAGGAAGTCTTAATCTGGTCTGAAGCCGCTTGCAAGTTTATTAGAGTCGAACACCCTATAACTTGAGTTCAATAATGTTACATACCCATGGCTTGAGCCCAACTTATGGCCGTTCATTTTGAGCTTCAACGAATTGAGCCAGTAATCAAGACAGCTCAACTGGGATCCACCCCTACAAAGAGACCAGAAAAGCAAATGGTACCAATATGCAACTACATTTCTATATTTTCCATTCCATTTTTCCAGGTATTTATACAACACAGTAAAGCCAGGCAAATatggtaaagataaaattgctttatagaaaagaaaattggagGCAATAATGGCCTAGATAGTATACCCAGATACAGtagaaaaacataatcatctcccaagaaaaggaaaatttatcTCAGAACAAAGCCGCCAAATTATTCAGTCTCTCGCAGATAATCTCCTAACTTTATAAGATATACTTGCATGCCACCTTTTGAACTTACTTTGTGCTTGCAAGCTGGTTACGAAGAAGCTTGGCAGCAGCAACCATGTTGCTAAGTGCAGGCTTGACTTCAGAATACTTGCGAGTCTTGAGACCACAGTCGGGGTTTACCCAGAGGATGTTACTCTCAAGAACGGCAAGCATCTTGTTTATGCGGTCAGCAATTTCTTCTGAGGAAGGAATTCTTGGCGAGTGAATATCATACACACCAGGACCAATTCCAGCACCATACTTTATACCCTCACGGAAAACAGAGAGAAGCTTTTCATCTGATCTAGAATTCTCAATAGTGATTACATCGGCATCCATGTCTATAATTGAGTGGATGATATCATTAAAGTGCGAATAGCACATGTGGGTGTGGATCTGttgaaattaacaataacattttTCAGATGATATTATTAACTCATGATGAATACATAAAGAGATGTGCACATTCACCAATACAGCTGCAAAACTGCAGGCtctattttgaaaaactaaaaaatatataaaaaacacgTTCGTCCTATGATCAAGCAGAGTGTTGCACATTAATTTTCACAAgtaaattatgtaatttcattATGGAAAATGTCTGTTAAGGTATTTGTCAACATGACCTGCATATTCCAAGATTATACAAGCAATACATAAAAGAACATTAAGCAAAGATACAAGACAAGTAACATtaagtagaaaaaaattaaagatgaacCTGGGTGGTGTCTTGTACACCACAGTTGGTGATCCTGAAGGAGTGCACAGCCCACTTTAGATAAAATTCTTGCTCAGACTTTCTAAGGGGCAAACCCTCTCTTAAAGCAGCCTCATCAATTTGGATGACATTAATACCAGCTTTCTCAAGATCCTCAACCTCATCCTTGATTGCCAAAGCAATTTGATAGCAGGTCTCAAATCTAGAAACAGGAAACACATAAAAGGTTAAAATACTAGAAACTGAGTTTTATAACATTAGTTGGATTACTCTTCTCACCTGGGCTGGTCATTTCTGACAAAGGACCAGTTCAAAATGGTGACTGGCCCAGTGAGCATTCCCTTCATTGGTCGCTTGGTCATACTCTGTGCCATTGAAGACCAGAAGACAGTCATGGCCTTTGGGCGGCTTACATCACCATAAATGATGGGAGGCTTAACACAACGTGAGCCATAAGATTGAACCCAGCCATTCACAGTGAAGGCAAAGCCAGATAGTTGCTCCCCAAAGTACTCAACCATGTCATTCCTCTGCATTGCCAAGACATACAAGTGACAAAAGAGAGACAGACAGACACAGAAAAAGAATTCAATATCTTATTTCTGCAGCAAGCACAGCTCCAGTGGACATACTAAGTTAATCTATTCAAAAGTTTTAACTCACCTCTGGTTCTCCATGAACCAGAACATCAATGTCAAGCTCTTCCTGAAGCTTGACAACTTTGTTAATTTCCTCCTTCATACATTTGACATAATTATCCTCAGAGACTCTGGAAATAAACCACAACTAGTTGCATAACACATAAACAGAAATAATGAAAGAGTTAATCAAAACACAACATCAAGAGCAATAAATCTCACTTTTTTGCCTTGTACTCACGGCGCACTCTTCTAAGATCTGTAGTCTGTGGGAAAGATCCAATAGTGGTGGTAGGAAGCATTGGAAGGCCTAACTTCTTCTGCTGAGCATCCAGCCTGGCACTTACATTAGTGGATCTGCGGTGGTCGGAACCCTTCAAACCACCAGCCTAAACAAGAATCAACAAGTAAGCACCGGTCCAAGAAAATTAGCaatgtgaaagaaaaaaatagttctGTAATCACTTACAGCCTTTTGGACAGCATCATGTGTCACCCTTGGGGAGGATTTTCTAGAAGCCTGAGCTGCAGCGTTAGAGGAGAAGTAGGCCTGCAGAAAGGAAAAAATGCAATGAAGCACTTAGAAGCATTCATACaacaacaaaagaataaaattaaaaccaaaacttcGCAGCAACAGTATGCTACCATCCACTCTGAATCTAAAGGAATTAACAATATATTCTAGGAATACAGAGGACTCAGTCAAACAGAGTATAAGTTAACTTCTTGGACACAACTGAAGGGCTATGAATCATCATTTCCAGAGTCAAGAATTTCAACCACCCTTAACTAATGAGGATTTAGCAGAGCTAAGAAAAATGGCCAATGTTGTGCACACGCATTCacgaagaaaattttattaaaaaattcagaaaaagtAACATAACGAAGAAAATTAGGTTTCAGAGAAGGGGAATCTCATATTAACATGAGAGAATTACATTAAAGTCTTTCCCTCAAAGTATGTAAAACATATGCAGTTAAAAACATATCAGGCAATGAATAGAAAAATATCACTTCATTTCTTCTGTTAAGACATGATAACACAACAAAGAATCAGCTTTGTTTCTTTGGAACCCTCAAACTTTTACTTTGTATATGTCAACATATATAAAACATTGACCCAAAATGATAGTTTTGAGTCATTCTAAGAGTTTTGATTAGCCACAATATTATCTCAAGGCTCTGATGGGCAAAATGTATAACAGTAAACTTAAAAACAATATTCTGTAAATGTTATAGACTATAATTTCAaccatttaaataataaaaacacataTAAAACAAATCCTCGTGGCAGACTGCAGTACCTCATCCTTGTGCCCAGAAATTGCCTTGGCCAGTGCATTTACTTCAATTATTTTCTGTGCAGCAAATGCCAGCCAGGACTTGATCTCACTATCCAACTTAGTTTCATTCACTAGATCAACTGCTGTGTGGAGTAGTGAGCAAGCTGTTGAGACTACAAGCTTATCTGCAGAACCAAACAGCTAGaattattaaaaccataaaaataagTCATAAGTGCAATAGTAAAGGAATGCAACAGAAAATACCCTTTCCAACAATGCCCTCAAGAGTCTGCAGGGTACTAAGGGAAGAAGCTAGATCATTAGCCCAAATGTTCCTACCATCAACCAATCCGGCAAAGAGATATTTGCCAGAAGGAAATCCACCTTTTACTAATTCAAGTGTCTTTGTTCCACGAACCAGGTCAAACCCATACCCAATGACACCCTTCAACGAGGTTAGAGTTTTGTATGCCTCCGGAGTAACATCAGCAAAGTATGTCTCAATTAAGACATTCAAGCCAGACAGAGATGACTCCAGCTCGGAGTAAGCATTAGTAAATGCCTCTAACTGATGAGAATCAAGATCCATCACAAGAGTTGGCTCGTCAAACTGAATCCAGGTAGCACCAGCAGCCTTCAACTCAGCCACAACCTCCCTGCCAGTATATATAAATTCACATGGATCAATCAAAGAGAGAAATGCCTCCAAGTACAATATGCAACATGACCATGATGACTCAACTCAGTCatatataaacattaataatCAATCTTATCACATGACTTACTTGTAGACAGGAAGAATCTTGCTAGTaagggaaagaagagaaaaagattttTCCACACCCTTTGATGGTTTAGAAAGCAACAAGTATGAGACAGGGCCCACCAGGACGGGAACTGTATCAACTCCAAGCTGCACAagaaaaagcaaacaaaaagaGACTTAGCGAATCAAGAAGTGCATAGAAAATCAAGAAGGGATATTATAGAATTAAAGCCACCATTAATCATTTCATGAGTACACTTAAAAAGATCTCTTAATTGAAGGTAATAGCCATAATGAAAATCTATATGATGCAATCCAAAAGTTGatcattaaacttaatttagaaAGGTGGTTATTCAATCAGAAAAAcatcaagttcaaaaatattgtTGTTAATTCTCATGCTTTAAGCATTGAACCATTAATATGAACCATTGAATATTTCATTGATTTAATTGTATGCATGCCCCAGAACGAAAACTTTCATTCTGGTTTAACAAAGCTATAATTGGACTTTTAACTTCTCTGTGTTCGATAATTTTTAGCATACAATTCATGTAACATTGACATTGTGCTTTAACTCGCCTATTATCACacttttttacaaaaaattagatCCTTAAAAGGCAGGAGTTTCGAACTTAACTCTTTAACactcttttttctgttttattattGGGTTTATTAAACCATTTGTCAAAAAACAATGTAGTTCAAGGAAGGCTGTAGATTATAGAACAGACAGAGTAAagaatgttaaataaaataaagtggtTAAAGTATAAACTAAAGGAattcttttaattgtttttcgGCATCAGATTTTGTACTGGGTAAGTGGATAAAAGATTTATCTATGTTATACAATTTAATTCTCAATGATGtaataatgtaataatataatatcaatagtAACAGAGCAAACTTACGGCTTTGGCCTCTTTGTATTCATTGACAGCCTTGTGAGATGCATATGAAAACTTGATCTCCGGTCCCAATTCAGGCACAATATAATGGCTACAAAACCAACCAAAAACAACACATCAAACATTTAtccacaaaaaaataaaatttgaaaaacaaatcttTGAGTTTCACAACTTACTAGTTGGTATCAAACCACTTGGTCATTTCCATAGCGGGAACAGAATCATTACCCCTAGCCATTGAAAAATAGACATCGAAACCAATCTCACCACCATTCCAATTATATCTTGAAGGAACAGCACCCAACATGGCAGTGGTATCCAACACTTGATCATAGTATGAAAATGTATTACTGGGTATGAATTTAATTCCCACCTCGGCCATCTGTTTCCAAATGGACGATCTGAGATCAGCCGCCACCTTCTGCAAATCATCGGCGGTGCTCTTGCCGTCCCAGAACGATTCTAATGCAAACTTCAACTCTCTCTTTGGCCCCATACGAGGGTATCCAATAATATGGGAGGCCATTGCTCTTATAGATCTATCAATGAGATAAAAACATaagcaaaaaatgaaaatataagtaaattttcaagaaataaatgaaaaatgcaCCTGAAAGAGAAACGAGTTGTGTGAGAAGTGAAGCGAAGGAATGAAGGGGAAAAAGAGTAAGAAGAGCGAGTTGTGAGAGATATGGATATGGATACTCCTTTTATGGGGGAAGTGATTTGGCTCATTTATGCTCTTCCTTGGATCTAAAtctcttttatcatttttttaaggtGATGGCGAGTTTTCTTGGAATGGTTGTATTGGGTTGAAGGTATTTGATGTGATACagcatatatacatatatttgggAGAGTGACGGCCCTCTTCTAATCTTCTTAATTGATTCATtctttaaaggccaaaggacttattttcacttaaggttggattcaaatcgagtttattcaaatttgatttcaaatttaactcgaataaactcaaaatgagctaaactcaaacaaacttgaactcaaagctaaaacttcaatatttttgagttcAAGTTTTTGGAGTGTTTAGCTCGTCAAGTTCGtaagctaaaaattttgatataaaatgatatcattttaataacgagttaCTTAAAAACTCGAACTCAAGTTTTGCTCTTTTGAAACTAGTTAAACTTGAGCTTATTTGAAAGGAGTTTGAGCTCAATTCCATGCAAATCGCATTGAGCTCGAGCACGATTCAGCTCagctcgaatctaaccctattcccacctaagattgATGATTTCCCaggtttttactttttaattttgaaaaatttttttactcactcatgaacaataaaaattaattgaatcgattagttttaaaatttatattggttTCCCctcctaaactctaaaaactaacaatttttcttttggtgaagttttaaaaaatcatatttccctCCTAAGGGTTATATCCAACCACTTCCTCTGGTGCCACCACCAGCGGTCTCTCCCTCTTGACAATTCCTCTTTCTCCAACGGTCTCCCCCAACGTCTCTTCTCCATCTAGCAATCAGGCGATGTTCATTTgaaaagacaaatcatcttctcATATGAAAACAAGATCAACCTCCCCTTTGCCTAAGAGTCGCACAATCGCTAAAGGGAGAAGAGAGGTTGAGCCTGTCGAAGAAAGAAAAACTGTCGAGAGGAAGAGACTACTGGCAATATGCCAGAAGGAGTGGTCGAATATTGAAGTATAAACCCTacggggggaaatgtgattttttttaatttatcataggaaaaaattgttagtttttagagtttaagagaaaaaaatttagtgtatttttaatattataggtaaaatgacgattttgctcTTAAAACTAACTAACTTAACTAGGTTAGAGTTGAACCAAGTTGGCTCAGGCTTGAAAGCCAACTCGGCTAGGTTTGAATTCGTTTACTTCGAATATGAATCAAGTTCGAGTTAAGAGATCGACTCGTTTTAAAATCAAGTCGAACTCTAGCTATAGAGAGTTCGGCTCGGTTTGACTCATGAGCTAGATAATAGCTCGATTCAATTCGAACTTGGCTTGTGGCttgattcgaattatattaaataattgttaaacgacatcattttgttaatgagcCACAAATTCTAAGCCATGAATTTGcgtcataaattcaaattaaacttaaatcgaatttaaactaaaatatttttattctaactGAATTCAAACCACCCTTAATATTGGTTCGACAAATTCAAGTcaagttatttttcatttaagtcaaactcgagtCAAATGGTGTTCGGgctctttgggtgggaataagtccatTGGCCTTCcttaaatgattaatttgaatttagagcTTTCAACCTCTTCCTCCACTACCCTATTGTGGAAAAGAATGATTTATCATGTCATTCAACAACAAAAACTAGGATGGAAGTGCTAATCTTGGTGTTTGCAACAACTAATATTCGAGCACCATATCTTGCAAATTCTGACATTGCTAGCTTTGCCTGGattgaaaaaacaaacataattctAAACAATATTAACTTGTAATTTTAAGTTTCGGGTCAGTTCCGATTCCCAAAGGCAAGGAACCAGAACCATTCTTGAAACCTATAggttacttaagtttattactCAAAACCgacaatatttattttcaattgtaaGTAAGAACCTAAACCGATAGTCAGGTACCCATTGGTTTCACTTCCAAACATGTAATTTGCTCACCCCTAATGCACACCTAATATGAAACAATCTTCTAATAAATGGTAAActtaaattattcattattaattaaatcactctattattatatttgacattatctaatgtAATTGTAATAATAGAGTTATCaatttaatattcattaaaaatatttgttaatgtttgataaatagtaacaccagaataaagatattttagtgACATAAATGCGATATTTTTTTGCACATCtgctaattataattaatgtaattagCGCAATTGTGCAAAGGTATACTAGGCCATAATTAGAAGCAGTCTATAAATCATAATAGAAATAAgatcaataaaatcaaatagCTTTGTCATAATGTAAATTTAGAAATTCTTCTAAATATTGGTTGAACATTATGTTGCATTATCCATTTTGGACAATAAGTGTTTGATTTTAGAAGCAGTCTGTTGAATGAAAAACGATTATTAAACAAGTTACAAATAGAAACTAAATTgttacat belongs to Mangifera indica cultivar Alphonso chromosome 2, CATAS_Mindica_2.1, whole genome shotgun sequence and includes:
- the LOC123209441 gene encoding 5-methyltetrahydropteroyltriglutamate--homocysteine methyltransferase-like; its protein translation is MSQITSPIKGVSISISLTTRSSYSFSPSFLRFTSHTTRFSFRSIRAMASHIIGYPRMGPKRELKFALESFWDGKSTADDLQKVAADLRSSIWKQMAEVGIKFIPSNTFSYYDQVLDTTAMLGAVPSRYNWNGGEIGFDVYFSMARGNDSVPAMEMTKWFDTNYHYIVPELGPEIKFSYASHKAVNEYKEAKALGVDTVPVLVGPVSYLLLSKPSKGVEKSFSLLSLTSKILPVYKEVVAELKAAGATWIQFDEPTLVMDLDSHQLEAFTNAYSELESSLSGLNVLIETYFADVTPEAYKTLTSLKGVIGYGFDLVRGTKTLELVKGGFPSGKYLFAGLVDGRNIWANDLASSLSTLQTLEGIVGKDKLVVSTACSLLHTAVDLVNETKLDSEIKSWLAFAAQKIIEVNALAKAISGHKDEAYFSSNAAAQASRKSSPRVTHDAVQKAAGGLKGSDHRRSTNVSARLDAQQKKLGLPMLPTTTIGSFPQTTDLRRVRREYKAKKVSEDNYVKCMKEEINKVVKLQEELDIDVLVHGEPERNDMVEYFGEQLSGFAFTVNGWVQSYGSRCVKPPIIYGDVSRPKAMTVFWSSMAQSMTKRPMKGMLTGPVTILNWSFVRNDQPRFETCYQIALAIKDEVEDLEKAGINVIQIDEAALREGLPLRKSEQEFYLKWAVHSFRITNCGVQDTTQIHTHMCYSHFNDIIHSIIDMDADVITIENSRSDEKLLSVFREGIKYGAGIGPGVYDIHSPRIPSSEEIADRINKMLAVLESNILWVNPDCGLKTRKYSEVKPALSNMVAAAKLLRNQLASTK